The following nucleotide sequence is from Deltaproteobacteria bacterium.
AGGAGGACGCCTCGCAGAGAATTGGCGAGCCCCTTTTCGATGCGGACGGGGACCTCCTTGCCTACAAGATCCGTTCCTGCAGGGAAGTTGACAATGCGGTTGGACCGGGTCCTGCCGGTCATCTCACCCGGATCCTTGTGGCTCCTGCCTTCCACCAGGACCATCTCTACTCTTCCCTCTGCCTCTTGGTTTTTCCTCCGGGTGACCGCCCTCTGGACCTCCTGAAGGATCCTGAGCCGTTCCCTCTTGATCTGTTCGGGCACCTGATCCGGATAGTCGGCCGCAGCGGTTCCTCTCCTCCTCGAATAGCGAAAGGAGAAGAGACCGTCGAACTGGACCCTTCTTATCAGATCCATGGTATCCGCAAAATCCCTGTCGGATTCGCCTGGGAATCCCACCAGGGCGTCCGCTGTAATGGCAATCGTCGGGCACACCTCTCGAAGCCTCTCCACCTTCTCAAGGTAGTCCTCGCGGGTGTAAGACCTGTTCATCCTCTTCAGGATTCGATCCGACCCGGACTGGAAGGGCAGATGGATATGCTCGCAGAGCTTTGGAAGATCCTGAAAACACCTGACGAGCTCCGGCGAGAGGTCCTTCGGATGGGATGTGGTGAAGCGGATTCGCTCTATCCCTCCGATCCGGTCTATCTCTCTCAAAAGGGCCGGAAAACTCGCCTCTTCTTTCAAGCCTTTCCCGTAAGAGTTCACATTCTGCCCGAGAAGGATGACCTCCTTCACGCCTTTTCCGGCAAGGATTCTCACCTCGTTCAGGATCCCGGCCATGGAACGGCTTCTCTCAGGCCCCCTGACCATGGGAACAATACAGTAAGAGCAGAAGTTGTTGCACCCCTCCATGATGGTCACATAGGCCCGTACCTTCACCTCAAGAAGAGGGACCACCTCCATGGAGGAAGCACATTCGCGGAATCCGGTCTCGCACCGCCGGCTGCCCCTTTTCCGGACGTCCTCGAGCAGACTGGGGAGCATACTGAGATTATGCGGTCCGAAGACCAGGTCGAGATGGGGAACCCTCTCGAGCAGCCTCGCCCCCTCCTGCTGGGCGAGACAGCCTCCCACCCCGATAACCAGTCCCCTCTTGTTCTGCTTCAATCTCCTCAGTCGTCCCAGGGTGCTGTAAACCTTGTGCTCCGGCTTCTCCCGAACGGTGCAGGTGTTGATGAGGATCAGGTCGGCCTCATGGACATGAACGGTCCGCCGGTATCCCAGGGGACTCAGAATCTCGAGGATCTTCTCGGAGTCGTGCTCGTTCATCTGACAGCCGAAAGTCTCCAGATAGATCCTTTTCGGCTCCACCTTGATCCCCCTCCAACCCGAAGAGACCGCTGCTCTTCGGTCTCCAGAATGGGAAGCCAAGTCATATCTCCCAGGATTTCATCTCTCTCAGGCAGGAAGAACAGGTAAGATTCGGATGAAGAGGGGTCACAGAGACATACCCCTGGGAAACCGCCTCAAAATCGGTCCCCTCTTCCCTTTCGAATCTCAACTCGTTGCTTCCGATCCAGTAGCACCTCCGGCCCCTGGGGTCGTTGCTCTCGCAGACCACATCCCCGTAGATCCTCTTTCCCTGGCGGGTAATCCTGTAAGACCGGACATATTCTGGATCCAAATTCGGGACGTTGACGTTCAGCAGCATTCTCCGGGGCAGTCCATTTCTCAGAATGAATCTGGCCACTCGGACGGCGAACTCTGCAGCCCCCCTGAACTTGAAATCCTCCCGCGAGACAGTCGATACCGCAAAAGACGGGATGCCCATGATCGTCCCCTCCAGGGCAGCAGAGACGGTGCCCGAATAGAGGATGTCCTCCCCCATGTTCCCCCCTTTGTTGATCCCAGAGGCGATGATTGCAGGGCGCTCCGGCCGCAGCATATGGGTCCCCAGTATCACGCAATCCACAGGAGTGCCGTCGACCGTATAGGTATCGTCCCCGACCTTGTTGATTCTAAGGGGCCTGTCCATGGTCAGAGCATGGGCCACGCTGCTCCGCTCTCTTTCCGGAGCGACAACGATTACCTCACCCACCTCTCTCAGTGCTTCCACCAAAAGATGGAGCCCCTCAGAATGGATACCGTCATCATTCGTTACAAGTATCTTCATCCACTCCGCCCATTGCCATAGGAGCCGGTTCCCTGGATATCACCGGAACCCGGGCCCGGCCAACAGAACACGGCCTCGGCTTCCACATAGTCAATACTATCCCTTCGTATCTCATCTGCCAACACCCTTCTGACCTCCTCCTTAGCGGAGAAATACACGACCTGCCAGCCGGAAGCAGAGATCGACTTGAGCACCTCCATCTGCCTTCGCAGTCTTTCCTCGTCCGCTTTTATGAAGGGATCGTCCATGAGGAAAAAACCCTTCCCTCCCTTCAGAAGTCTCTCACCCAAGGCAAGCCGGATGGAAAGGTACAACTGGTCGTAAGCACCTCCCGACAGCTTCTCCGCGCCCAGTCGAACCCCGTCGGCCCGCTCCACCTCGATCCGCCCCAGGCGCTGGTTAAGGGTGACCTCCCTGTAGAGTCCTCCGGTTATCCTCACAAAGTACCCCGAAACAGGGCCTCCAGGCTCGAAGA
It contains:
- the miaB gene encoding tRNA (N6-isopentenyl adenosine(37)-C2)-methylthiotransferase MiaB; its protein translation is MEPKRIYLETFGCQMNEHDSEKILEILSPLGYRRTVHVHEADLILINTCTVREKPEHKVYSTLGRLRRLKQNKRGLVIGVGGCLAQQEGARLLERVPHLDLVFGPHNLSMLPSLLEDVRKRGSRRCETGFRECASSMEVVPLLEVKVRAYVTIMEGCNNFCSYCIVPMVRGPERSRSMAGILNEVRILAGKGVKEVILLGQNVNSYGKGLKEEASFPALLREIDRIGGIERIRFTTSHPKDLSPELVRCFQDLPKLCEHIHLPFQSGSDRILKRMNRSYTREDYLEKVERLREVCPTIAITADALVGFPGESDRDFADTMDLIRRVQFDGLFSFRYSRRRGTAAADYPDQVPEQIKRERLRILQEVQRAVTRRKNQEAEGRVEMVLVEGRSHKDPGEMTGRTRSNRIVNFPAGTDLVGKEVPVRIEKGLANSLRGVLLDDKV
- the surE gene encoding 5'/3'-nucleotidase SurE; this translates as MKILVTNDDGIHSEGLHLLVEALREVGEVIVVAPERERSSVAHALTMDRPLRINKVGDDTYTVDGTPVDCVILGTHMLRPERPAIIASGINKGGNMGEDILYSGTVSAALEGTIMGIPSFAVSTVSREDFKFRGAAEFAVRVARFILRNGLPRRMLLNVNVPNLDPEYVRSYRITRQGKRIYGDVVCESNDPRGRRCYWIGSNELRFEREEGTDFEAVSQGYVSVTPLHPNLTCSSCLREMKSWEI